A region from the Metopolophium dirhodum isolate CAU chromosome 9, ASM1992520v1, whole genome shotgun sequence genome encodes:
- the LOC132952187 gene encoding translation machinery-associated protein 7 homolog yields MSGREGGKKKPLKNPKKESKEVDEDDLKMKQKLKEQQKALNDLKTKAAQKGPMVGGGIKKSGKK; encoded by the coding sequence ATGTCAGGACGTGAAGGAGGAAAAAAGAAGCCTTTAAAAAACCCTAAGAAAGAATCTAAAGAAGTAGATGAAGATGacttaaaaatgaaacaaaaattgaaagaaCAACAAAAAGCATTGAATGATCTTAAAACAAAAGCTGCACAAAAGGGACCAATGGTCGGTGGCGGAATTAAGAAATCTGGCAAAAAATAA